A single genomic interval of Oryza sativa Japonica Group chromosome 7, ASM3414082v1 harbors:
- the LOC107281536 gene encoding protein MAIN-LIKE 1-like, whose translation MAEEGQPPTYPALEAYYEARHRGAAIEAGRVLQPLRVRAHAPPVFDDRYIPYLRAAGLLGVALVVSRGMPVFNAPALTALVDRWRPETHSFHLPSGEMTITLQDVAMILALPLRGHAVTGKTDTPGWHAQVQQLFGIPLNIEQGQGGKKKQNGIPLSWLSQNFSHLDDDAEPWRVECYARAYILHLLGGVLFPDAGGDIASAIWIPLVANLGDLGRFSWGSAVLVWTYRQLCEACCRQAPSSNMSGCVLLIQMWMWLRLPVGRPKWRQSFTPWPYNEPDMEKTVAYLFESTATAHAHRDVAYKHYVNEMDCLQPQHIEWLPYHTNEASSLTLNSMCNRDSDYFMYQCPLICFWAVEYHLPHRVMRQFGKKQDWPVEDISTGVELHKYDRVRTKKVKDWGLEHNRYIDEWRTAGRNDRYIETIHQNHLFSEYLRWLHRTYRLFLRPTWTEADIEDDRDSDEGRNPYDVRTRVGYQMEHAPLRDKVSRELLRSVNEMGHALQAPRGGEDTENTLRNVLEKVRQRCRKLAARLGCRSVGLDDVYQPGRLPPPLPQSARPSTARHSIRIEEREGVGGSSSSRIKQGRGKGKAPAPPSDDDDDEDEEDEDYVAPDAEEIDMSQLPDAPQGTQPTQYNLRSTRAAKKRYSPGSQAIRRQRKK comes from the exons ATGGCCGAGGAGGGACAACCGCCGACTTACCCAGCCTTGGAGGCGTACTACGAGGCCCGTCATCGCGGGGCTGCGATCGAGGCGGGGAGG GTACTTCAACCGCTCCGAGTCAGAGCTCATGCCCCCCCAGTGTTCGACGATAGGTACATCCCGTACCTAAGGGCTGCCGGGTTGCTCGGGGTGGCCTTGGTCGTGAGCAGAGGAATGCCAGTGTTCAACGCTCCTGCGTTGACAGCACTTGTGGACAGATGGAGGCCTGAGACACACAGCTTCCACCTCCCCAGTGGTGAGATGACCATCACTCTACAGGATGTGGCTATGATCTTGGCCCTCCCATTACGGGGGCATGCCGTGACGGGCAAGACAGATACTCCTGGATGGCATGCACAAGTGCAGCAGCTGTTTGGCATTCCACTGAACATTGAGCAGGGGCAAGgggggaagaagaagcagaatgGAATACCCCTGTCTTGGCTGAGTCAGAACTTCTCACATCTTGACGACGATGCTGAGCCATGGCGTGTTGAGTGTTATGCCCGTGCATACATCTTGCACTTGTTGGGAGGGGTTCTGTTTCCTGATGCTGGGGGTGACATTGCTTCGGCGATATGGATTCCTTTGGTCGCCAACCTTGGTGATCTGGGCCGTTTCAGTTGGGGGTCAGCAGTGTTAGTGTGGACATATAGACAGCTCTGTGAGGCCTGTTGTCGTCAGGCACCATCATCCAACATGAGTGGTTGTGTGCTATTGATTCAGATGTGGATGTGGTTAAGACTACCGGTTGGAAGGCCTAAGTGGAGGCAAAGCTTCACTCCTTGGCCCTACAATGAGCCAGACATGGAGAAGACAGTGGCCTACCTTTTTGAGAGTACTGCCACTGCACATGCTCACCGGGATGTGGCATACAAGCATTATGTCAATGAGATGGACTGCTTGCAGCCTCAACAT ATTGAGTGGTTACCATACCACACAAATGAGGCTTCAAGCCTGACCCTGAACTCGATGTGCAATCGAGACTCTGACTATTTCATGTACCAGTGCCCATTGATTTGTTTCTGGGCAGTTGAGTACCACCTTCCGCACCGTGTCATGCGACAGTTCGGGAAGAAACAAGATTGGCCGGTTGAGGACATCTCAACTGGAGTTGAATTACACAA GTATGACAGGGTGAGAACAAAGAAGGTGAAAGACTGGGGGCTAGAGCATAATAGATACATTGATGAATGGAGAACAGCCGGAAGGAACGATAGGTACATCGAAACTATACACCAAAATCATCTTTTCTCAGAGTACCTTCGTTGGCTGCATAGGACATATAGACTGTTCCTCCGCCCTACTTGGACGGAAGCCGACATAGAGGATGACCGCGACTCCGATGAGGGGCGGAATCCCTATGATGTCCGGACTAGAGTTGGATATCAAATGGAGCACGCCCCACTTAGAGACAAAGTC TCGAGAGAGCTCCTCAGGAGTGTGAATGAAATGGGGCATGCCCTCCAAGCTCCGAGGGGTGGTGAGGACACGGAGAACACGCTCCGCAATGTTTTAgag aaagttcgtcaaaggtgccggaaacttgcagcaagattaggttgcaggtcggttggattggacgacgtgtaccaaccggggagactaccaccaccactacctcaaTCCGCGCGTCCAAGTACTGCTCGACACTCCATCAGGATAGAAGAGCGTGAAGGAGTtggtggctcgtcgtcgtcacgcattaagcaagggaggggaaaggggaaggcgccggctccacctagcgacgacgatgacgatgaggacgaggaggatgaggactacGTCGCACCAGATGCCGAGGAGATAGACATGTCACAGCTTCCCGACGCGCCTCAGGGGACGCAACCCACGCAATACAACTTGCGATCCACTCGGGCAGCGAAAAAGAG gtactctccgggctcgcaagcaattcggcgccaacggaagaagtaa